CGTCAGCACGCCCGTGGACGTGTCCACGTGGGTGACGGTCATCACCTTGAAGCCGCCGCGCTCGAGGTGCGTCTTCACCTCCTCCACCGTGGGCGCGTCGCCCGGGGAGGCGCGCACGTGCGTCACCTTCGCGCCGTGCCGCTCGAGAATCTTCGCCATCCGGTCACTGAAGTAACCGGTGTTCACCACGAGGGCCGCGTCGCCGGGCTCCACCAGGTTGGCCACGGCCATCTCCATGGCCAAGGTGCCGGAGCCGGAGACGACGAAGGGCTGCGCGGAAGGGGCCAGGCACACCTCGCGCAGACGCTGCAGCGCCCGGCCGAAGGTGACGATGAAGGCCGGGTCCGTGTGGCTGAGCGAGGGGGCGCCCAGCGCGCGCAGCACCTCTTCCTCGAACTCCACCGGCCCCGGAATCATCAGCAGTTCTCTCACGGCGTCACCACTCCTCGCGGGCTCGGGGGCTCCGAGCGGTTGGGCGTCACGGTATAGGCACGGGGGACGACGGGCGGGAGCGGCGTGCCCCCGGGGGCGCACTCACAGTCGCTCGAGCAGCTCCCACAGGATGGAGAAGCCCTGCCGGAAGTCCTTGAGGTGCGCCTGCTCGTTCGGCGCGTGGTAGTACTTCATGTCGCCGAAGCCCGTGATCTGCACGTCGCAGCCCTGGCGCTGCAGGTCCCTCACCAGGGGCAGCGAGCCGGTGAGCGAGAAGGGCTGCGCGTCCACGCCGCGCACGGCCTTCATCGCGTCCTTCAGCGCCTGCAGCCCCGGCGAGTCCAGCCGGCACGCGATGCCCTCGGTGCCGCCGCCCTGGAAGCGCAGGGCCAGCCGGCCGCGCCGCCCGTCCTCCGTGCGCGTGCGAGGCCAGCCCGCGGGGACGTCGCCGCGCTCCAGCCGCGCGTCCAGCTCCCGCACGAAGTCCTCGGTGGCGCGCCGCACCTCGGCCATGTCGTGGAAGGGCGTCAGGCGCACGTCGCCCTTCACCACCACGTCGCCGGGAATCTTGTTCTCCTTGGTGTTGGACGCCTCCATCACCGTGGCCTTGAGGCTGGAGGTGGCGAGGAAGCCCCAGCGCTTCTCGTCCTCGTTGGGCGGGTAGCGCGCGTGGAACCAGCGGCCCAGCTCCAGCGACGCGGCCATGGCCAGCTCCAGCGCGTTCACGCAGTTCTGCGGCATGCCCGAGTGGCCCCCCACGCCCGTCACCTTCAGCTCCCACACGCTGTTGCCCGCGGTGCCCACGGTGGGGCCGAAGTTGGCGCTGTCCAGCCAGTACACCGGCTGGCCCACCAGGTCCTTGAGCCGTCCCTGCTCGGCCACGTAGCTCAGGCCCAGGCCGGGCAAGTCCCCCGCCTCCTCGTTGGCGATGAGCACGACCTTCAGCGTGCGGCGCGGGCGCACGTTGGCCTCGGCCATCTGCGCGAGCAGGTCCGTGGCCACCGCGACGTGGCCCAGGCAGTCGGTGACGCCGCGCCCGTAGAGCAGGCCGTCGGGGCCCTCCCACAGCTCGAAGGGGCTGCGCTCCCAGCCCTCGGAGACCTGGTCCGCGGGGACCACGTCGAAGTGCGCACCCACGAAGCCCACCGCGCCCTCGCCCGTGCCCTTCACGGTGAGCACCAGGCTGACGCGCGACTCGTTGCCCTGGGAGGCGAGGGACTCGGCGTGGATGAAGCCGCTGGCGATGTGCGGGGCCAGCGTGTCCAGCACCACCTGCGCGGCCAGCCGCTCCTGGGGCACCAGCCCCGCCTCCAGGTTGTTCTGCAACCGGGGCGTCAGGGCGATGAGACGCCGGAGCACCTCCAGAAAGCGGTCTTCCTTCAACTTGAGCGCGGACATGGGCGCGGATTGGAGCCCAGGTGCCGGATGGATGTCACTGAAAACGACGACGCCGGGGCCATGTGCAGGGCCCCGGCGTCGAGGACTTCATGCGTCCGCGCTCAGCGGTAGGTCAGCGCCTGCGAGTCCATGCGGGCCGACTGGCCGG
The Myxococcus guangdongensis genome window above contains:
- a CDS encoding M20/M25/M40 family metallo-hydrolase, which codes for MSALKLKEDRFLEVLRRLIALTPRLQNNLEAGLVPQERLAAQVVLDTLAPHIASGFIHAESLASQGNESRVSLVLTVKGTGEGAVGFVGAHFDVVPADQVSEGWERSPFELWEGPDGLLYGRGVTDCLGHVAVATDLLAQMAEANVRPRRTLKVVLIANEEAGDLPGLGLSYVAEQGRLKDLVGQPVYWLDSANFGPTVGTAGNSVWELKVTGVGGHSGMPQNCVNALELAMAASLELGRWFHARYPPNEDEKRWGFLATSSLKATVMEASNTKENKIPGDVVVKGDVRLTPFHDMAEVRRATEDFVRELDARLERGDVPAGWPRTRTEDGRRGRLALRFQGGGTEGIACRLDSPGLQALKDAMKAVRGVDAQPFSLTGSLPLVRDLQRQGCDVQITGFGDMKYYHAPNEQAHLKDFRQGFSILWELLERL